One window of Electrophorus electricus isolate fEleEle1 chromosome 24, fEleEle1.pri, whole genome shotgun sequence genomic DNA carries:
- the tcea2 gene encoding transcription elongation factor A protein 2 isoform X1, translating into MVKEQEVERIAKKLDKMVHKKNTDGAIDMLKELKSMKMSLETLQSTRIGMSVNAVRKQSSDEEVQSLAKSLIKTWKKLLDGSESKCEEKKRGGSPLQSSSSKDSPGSSDFSKKPATPKTPTTPTTPTTPKFTSFPPAPVTTDSVRTKCRELLVAALQTDDDYKTIGADCDALAAEIEDCIYKEFKSTDMKYKARLRSRISNLKDQKNPDLRRSVLCGNIAPERIATMTAEEMASAELKEMRKALTKESIREHQLSKVGGTETDMFICGKCKGKSCTYTQVQTRSADEPMTTFVLCNQCGNRWKFC; encoded by the exons ATGGTGAAAGAACAAGAGGTCGAACGCATCGCAAAGAAGCTGGACAAAATGGTGCACAAGAAAAACACG GATGGCGCCATAGACATGCTAAAGGAACTGAAGAGCATGAAAATGTCGTTGGAGACCCTCCAG TCAACACGGATCGGCATGTCCGTGAACGCTGTGAGGAAACAGAGCTCAGACGAGGAGGTGCAGTCACTGGCCAAGTCGCTCATCAAGACCTGGAAGAAACTGCTTG ATGGTTCTGAGAGCAAATgtgaagagaagaaaaggggagGCTCCCCGCTTCAGTCGTCATCGTCTAAAGACAGTCCTGGATCCAGTGACttcag TAAGAAACCAGCCACACCAAAGACTCCCACCACCCCTACAACTCCCACGACGCCCAAGTTCACATCGTTCCCTCCGGCACCGGTCACCACCGACAGCGTGCGCACCAAGTGCCGCGAGCTCCTGGTGGCAGCCCTGCAGACAGACG ATGATTACAAAACAATCGGCGCGGACTGCGACGCTTTGGCAGCAGAGATCGAAGATT GCATCTACAAGGAGTTTAAGTCCACGGACATGAAGTACAAGGCCAGGCTGAGGAGCCGCATCTCCAACCTGAAGGACCAGAAGAACCCGGACCTGCGTCGCAGCGTTCTGTGCGGCAACATTGCTCCTGAGCGCATTGCCACCATGACTGCTGAG gagaTGGCGAGTGCAGAGCTGAAAGAAATGAGAAAGGCTCTTACTAAAGAGTCCATCCGGGAACACCAGCTCTCTAAAGTGGGTGGCACCGAGACTGACATGTTTATTTGTGGGAAGTGCAAGGGCAAGAGCTGCACCTACACCCAG GTTCAGACACGCAGCGCCGATGAACCCATGACCACCTTCGTGCTGTGCAACCAGTGTGGCAACCGGTGGAAG TTTTGTTAA
- the tcea2 gene encoding transcription elongation factor A protein 2 isoform X3, with protein MLKELKSMKMSLETLQSTRIGMSVNAVRKQSSDEEVQSLAKSLIKTWKKLLDGSESKCEEKKRGGSPLQSSSSKDSPGSSDFSKKPATPKTPTTPTTPTTPKFTSFPPAPVTTDSVRTKCRELLVAALQTDDDYKTIGADCDALAAEIEDCIYKEFKSTDMKYKARLRSRISNLKDQKNPDLRRSVLCGNIAPERIATMTAEEMASAELKEMRKALTKESIREHQLSKVGGTETDMFICGKCKGKSCTYTQVQTRSADEPMTTFVLCNQCGNRWKFC; from the exons ATGCTAAAGGAACTGAAGAGCATGAAAATGTCGTTGGAGACCCTCCAG TCAACACGGATCGGCATGTCCGTGAACGCTGTGAGGAAACAGAGCTCAGACGAGGAGGTGCAGTCACTGGCCAAGTCGCTCATCAAGACCTGGAAGAAACTGCTTG ATGGTTCTGAGAGCAAATgtgaagagaagaaaaggggagGCTCCCCGCTTCAGTCGTCATCGTCTAAAGACAGTCCTGGATCCAGTGACttcag TAAGAAACCAGCCACACCAAAGACTCCCACCACCCCTACAACTCCCACGACGCCCAAGTTCACATCGTTCCCTCCGGCACCGGTCACCACCGACAGCGTGCGCACCAAGTGCCGCGAGCTCCTGGTGGCAGCCCTGCAGACAGACG ATGATTACAAAACAATCGGCGCGGACTGCGACGCTTTGGCAGCAGAGATCGAAGATT GCATCTACAAGGAGTTTAAGTCCACGGACATGAAGTACAAGGCCAGGCTGAGGAGCCGCATCTCCAACCTGAAGGACCAGAAGAACCCGGACCTGCGTCGCAGCGTTCTGTGCGGCAACATTGCTCCTGAGCGCATTGCCACCATGACTGCTGAG gagaTGGCGAGTGCAGAGCTGAAAGAAATGAGAAAGGCTCTTACTAAAGAGTCCATCCGGGAACACCAGCTCTCTAAAGTGGGTGGCACCGAGACTGACATGTTTATTTGTGGGAAGTGCAAGGGCAAGAGCTGCACCTACACCCAG GTTCAGACACGCAGCGCCGATGAACCCATGACCACCTTCGTGCTGTGCAACCAGTGTGGCAACCGGTGGAAG TTTTGTTAA
- the tcea2 gene encoding transcription elongation factor A protein 2 isoform X2, translating to MSWQLDGAIDMLKELKSMKMSLETLQSTRIGMSVNAVRKQSSDEEVQSLAKSLIKTWKKLLDGSESKCEEKKRGGSPLQSSSSKDSPGSSDFSKKPATPKTPTTPTTPTTPKFTSFPPAPVTTDSVRTKCRELLVAALQTDDDYKTIGADCDALAAEIEDCIYKEFKSTDMKYKARLRSRISNLKDQKNPDLRRSVLCGNIAPERIATMTAEEMASAELKEMRKALTKESIREHQLSKVGGTETDMFICGKCKGKSCTYTQVQTRSADEPMTTFVLCNQCGNRWKFC from the exons ATGAGCTGGCAACTG GATGGCGCCATAGACATGCTAAAGGAACTGAAGAGCATGAAAATGTCGTTGGAGACCCTCCAG TCAACACGGATCGGCATGTCCGTGAACGCTGTGAGGAAACAGAGCTCAGACGAGGAGGTGCAGTCACTGGCCAAGTCGCTCATCAAGACCTGGAAGAAACTGCTTG ATGGTTCTGAGAGCAAATgtgaagagaagaaaaggggagGCTCCCCGCTTCAGTCGTCATCGTCTAAAGACAGTCCTGGATCCAGTGACttcag TAAGAAACCAGCCACACCAAAGACTCCCACCACCCCTACAACTCCCACGACGCCCAAGTTCACATCGTTCCCTCCGGCACCGGTCACCACCGACAGCGTGCGCACCAAGTGCCGCGAGCTCCTGGTGGCAGCCCTGCAGACAGACG ATGATTACAAAACAATCGGCGCGGACTGCGACGCTTTGGCAGCAGAGATCGAAGATT GCATCTACAAGGAGTTTAAGTCCACGGACATGAAGTACAAGGCCAGGCTGAGGAGCCGCATCTCCAACCTGAAGGACCAGAAGAACCCGGACCTGCGTCGCAGCGTTCTGTGCGGCAACATTGCTCCTGAGCGCATTGCCACCATGACTGCTGAG gagaTGGCGAGTGCAGAGCTGAAAGAAATGAGAAAGGCTCTTACTAAAGAGTCCATCCGGGAACACCAGCTCTCTAAAGTGGGTGGCACCGAGACTGACATGTTTATTTGTGGGAAGTGCAAGGGCAAGAGCTGCACCTACACCCAG GTTCAGACACGCAGCGCCGATGAACCCATGACCACCTTCGTGCTGTGCAACCAGTGTGGCAACCGGTGGAAG TTTTGTTAA
- the sox18 gene encoding transcription factor Sox-18A, producing the protein MNISESNYCREASTQPSQVVERGAWGAPPSPAATDRVRGFDRSPATEPAPRQASRCIGAAERKAGSPEQARPGAPACGEGKCGGETRIRRPMNAFMVWAKDERKRLALQNPDLHNAVLSKMLGQSWKALSILDKRPFVEEAERLRLQHLQDHPNYKYRPRRKKQPKKMKRVEPGLLLHGLGQGTGGGAVNGEAYPQHPHPHHLLPSLGHFQDLHLPGASEMEIYGLPTPEMSPLDVLEDGGGDSVFFPPHMQEDVGLAPWMNYHQHPSHGHHGGHHGGHHHPGPHPLQHPHSHLSHKPPPACQPMQEKCLGPEPTNPHGLYPPQANMGLPEPPKATQPPRPAGYYSHIYPNSQQQAAFTSQLGQLSPPPESSTPALAPAVPQGPPSSLDTTDQLGPSADFWSEVDRHEFEQYLNAGRTRLNPSGACEESSTLISALSDASSAVYYSACISG; encoded by the exons ATGAATATATCTGAGTCCAATTACTGTCGAGAGGCCAGTACTCAGCCCAGCCAGGTCGTGGAGCGCGGAGCATGGGGCGCTCCCCCCAGCCCCGCCGCCACTGACCGGGTCCGGGGTTTCGACCGCAGCCCTGCCACGGAGCCGGCGCCGCGCCAGGCCTCCCGGTGCATAGGGGCGGCGGAGAGGAAGGCGGGGAGCCCGGAGCAGGCGCGACCCGGAGCGCCAGCCTGCGGCGAGGGGAAGTGTGGGGGCGAGACGCGGATCCGCAGGCCCATGAACGCGTTCATGGTGTGGGCCAAGGATGAGCGCAAGCGCCTGGCGCTGCAGAATCCCGACCTGCACAATGCCGTGCTGAGCAAGATGCTAG GCCAGTCCTGGAAGGCTCTGAGCATACTGGACAAGCGTCCGTTTGTGGAGGAAGCCGAGCGTCTCCGTCTACAGCACCTGCAGGATCACCCCAACTACAAATACCGGCCCCGTCGCAAGAAGCAGCCCAAGAAGATGAAGCGGGTGGAGCCAGGCCTGCTTCTCCACGGCCTGGGCCAGGGCACAGGCGGAGGCGCCGTCAACGGAGAGGCCTACCCCCAGCACCCTCACCCACATCACCTGCTACCTTCCCTGGGTCACTTCCAAGATCTGCACCTGCCCGGGGCCTCGGAAATGGAAATCTACGGCCTCCCCACGCCGGAGATGTCGCCCCTGGACGTTCTGGAGGACGGTGGAGGAGACTCTGTCTTCTTTCCCCCGCACATGCAGGAGGATGTGGGGCTGGCGCCGTGGATGAATTACCACCAGCACCCAAGCCATGGCCACCACGGGGGCCACCACGGGGGCCACCACCACCCTGGCCCCCATCCACTGCAGCACCCCCACTCCCACCTCAGCCACAAGCCTCCACCGGCCTGCCAGCCCATGCAGGAAAAATGCCTCGGCCCGGAGCCTACGAACCCTCACGGTCTCTACCctcctcaggccaacatggggCTGCCGGAGCCGCCAAAGGCCACACAGCCTCCCCGTCCGGCTGGCTACTACAGCCATATATACCCCAACAGCCAGCAGCAGGCTGCCTTCACCTCACAACTGGGCCAGCTCTCCCCGCCTCCGGAATCCTCCACCCCGGCGCTCGCCCCTGCCGTGCCCCAGGGCCCCCCTTCCTCCCTGGACACTACCGACCAGCTGGGGCCCTCAGCGGACTTCTGGAGCGAGGTGGACCGGCATGAGTTCGAGCAGTACCTGAACGCCGGCAGGACTCGACTGAACCCGAGCGGTGCTTGTGAGGAGAGCAGCACGCTCATATCAGCCCTGTCTGACGCCAGCAGCGCCGTCTACTACAGCGCGTGCATCTCTGGATAA